A stretch of Caenorhabditis elegans chromosome IV DNA encodes these proteins:
- the B0212.3 gene encoding SPK domain-containing protein (Confirmed by transcript evidence), whose amino-acid sequence MYNDDELTEFMDFLVEQTKDSIYPMVAAKVFKQFPNRRLIPKDKRYQRFVLQLAPKMNDWNNYSIEARIRLMYALRGKVEDDFLARIEAHGTVQLNEKQRISKFTANDGTFFLEDDRKRLSLDATRLEFVKLMGFLIEKTKDAVEPLPNTKLIFQEFSQIEPVKKPNDTDIMYKFRSSLAPYMDKWNDYSIEDRVRLMFALGGKIKDGFLRTIETHGTLQLDDKRRITKYVSNDGNFKLEGIRRNVHKKEATGPEYTRFMDFLIKTTKEAVEPMRVWLVHNEFKRQEGRKFSKSGYAKRFHKKLAPNMSKWTNYKIEERTRMMFAMKGKVESDFLAQIEESGKVQLDENHLIVKYTSKNRKIKLGGETRLVEKKKRKSTNYHKMHQKRRKIIRSVTDETSLVAKWKRKSDSYYEMYQKRRKIGEKELSDTAEVEEVAPYDSDYGNVYVENLEAEDQDTQLNPFNAMSDLTTDGPSSNAHDLTMWPNDDPKQEPVFENIFIQNQYFPPEIEEVPNQGVYHVEPETKLSYINTNPGSSVTESGGIKLHKFLNLLELILTSLESDTLDDLLNDIEGIRVRINDEILPPELVITALQTFLLGITRKSRSAASAENKSSHECLRIFKYSLPWLRSPLLWELQQRVEEEIESHVIGGKIILVADVQQGIRNILFAVSN is encoded by the exons ATGTACAATGATGACGAGCTCACGGAATTCATGGATTTCTTAGTGGAACAGACAAAGGATTCGATTTACCCAATGGTGGCGGCAAAAGTATTCAAACAATTCCCCAATCGTCGTTTGATCCCAAAAGATAAGCGTTATCAAAG ATTTGTCTTACAACTTGCACCAAAAATGAACGATTGGAATAACTACAGTATTGAGGCACGAATTCGATTGATGTATGCGCTGCGTGGAAAAGTTGAAGATGATTTTTTGGCAAG AATTGAAGCTCATGGAACTGTTCAGCTcaatgaaaaacaaagaatcTCCAAATTTACAGCGAATgacggaacattttttttggaagatgaTCGTAAACGTTTATCACTAGACGCTACAAGACTCGAATTCGTCAAGCTCATGGGCTTTCTCattgaaaaaaccaaagatGCCGTTGAACCATTGCCGAAcacaaaactaatttttcaggagTTTAGCCAAATTGAACCTGTTAAGAAGCCTAATGATACTGACATAATGTATAA ATTTCGCAGTAGTTTGGCCCCATATATGGACAAATGGAATGACTACAGTATTGAAGACCGAGTTCGATTAATGTTCGCGTTGGGTGGAAAGATTAAAGACGGTTTTCTGAGGAC AATCGAAACTCATGGAACTCTCCAACTGGACGATAAGAGAAGAATCACAAAATATGTCTCCAACgacggaaatttcaaattggaagGAATTCGTCGTAATGTTCACAAAAAGGAAGCTACAGGTCCTGAATACACGAGATTCATGGACTTTCTTATTAAAACGACTAAAGAAGCAGTTGAACCAATGAGAGTCTGGTTAGTTCACAATGAATTTAAGCGCCAAGAGGGTCGaaagttttctaaaagtgGATATGCTAAGAG atttcacaaaaagttGGCACCAAACATGAGTAAATGGACCAACTACAAAATCGAAGAGCGCACCCGAATGATGTTTGCAATGAAAGGCAAAGTTGAATCTGATTTTCTTGCTCA AATTGAAGAATCTGGCAAGGTTCAACTAGATGAAAACCACCTAATTGTCAAatatacttcaaaaaatagaaagattAAACTGGGAGGAGAGACGAGATTggttgagaagaagaagcggaAATCTACAAATTACCACAAAATGCACCAAAAAAGACGCAAAATCATTCGGTCTGTCACGGATGAGACGAGTTTGGTTGCGAAATGGAAAAGAAAGTCGGACAGTTACTACGAAATGTACCAAAAGAGACGCAAAATCGGGGAGAAAGAGTTGTCTGACACGGCTGAGGTGGAAGAAGTAGCGCCATACGATTCGGACTATGGCAATGTCTACGTGGAGAATTTAGAGGCTGAAGATCAAGACACTCAACTAAATCCTTTCAATGCAATGAGTGATCTAACGACGGACGGTCCATCATCGAATGCACATGATCTAACAATGTGGCCTAACGATGACCCGAAGCAAGAGCCTGTCTTTGAGAATATCTTCATACAAAATCAATACTTTcctccagaaattgaagaGGTTCCAAATCAAGGAGTTTACCATGTTGAGCCAGAAACAAAGCTTTCTTATATTAACACTAATCCAGGATCAAGTGTCACTGAATCTGGCGGGATTAAGCTTcataaattcttgaatttgTTAGAACTCATTCTTACTTCTCTCGAATCAGATACTCTAGATGATTTGTTAAACGATATTGAAGGGATTCGTGTTCGAATAAATGATGAG attcttccaCCAGAGCTAGTGATCACTGCCTTGCAGACGTTCTTATTGGGAATCACTCGCAAGTCTCGATCCGCAGCGTCAGCAGAAAACAAATCATCACACGAGTGTCTGAGAATCTTCAAATATTCATTGCCTTGGCTCAGAAGCCCTTTGCTTTGGGAGCTACAACAGAGGGTTGAGGAAGAAATTGAAAGTCACGTTATCGGAGGGAAG